In Glandiceps talaboti chromosome 16, keGlaTala1.1, whole genome shotgun sequence, a single window of DNA contains:
- the LOC144447268 gene encoding adenomatous polyposis coli protein-like, with the protein MKPPKKVRFKKMAVSSYDQLLHQVESLKAENSHLRQELQDNSSHLTKLECEASNMKDVLTQIHTGMHEEDTSPEGTVNAANVPDSVDQNSNGELPAEMPASGVTLRPKTPQSPFSSRSSDTTSSSHYSGSSSGRNTPHSKLSLEILARLQELDNERLLILRDTEAEEKEKEWYYTQMQSLTQKIDSLPITETVSQKYSLQNDMTRRQLEYEAKQLREAMQQRLGAIADMQARYEARIHRVRLLEKEMLRLQQHYEEIDREGRKEEDDDNRRDSGNCELFEGNANGGESHAATPPQHVDTAVNTSDLHSRQGPIVRGRDSGFLSDTDHTKDGHHHHHHKSFVTTTVNGTRMVTIATQTPDVYANSGNPYAHLSADNGSMPAVNVNVPQSIYHGAWPMDRSSTPVRMSREAVAEHQETASMVSFSSSSCSGARKLSSTQLGTKVEMVYSLLSMLGTHDKDDMSRTLLAMSSSQDSCIAMRQSGCLPLLIQLLHGPDKDSLLGDTRGSKEARARAAAALHNIVHSHPEEKRRRQEARVLRLLEQIRAYCDSLKDGDNEEENKSDDTGSRPSPIDHHPGPSVAALMKLSFDEEHRSAMCQLGGLQAIADLLQLDYDINRNNTDQYSNTLRRYAGMALTNLTFGDGANKALLCSLKGCMQALVAQLKSDSEDLRQVVASVLRNLSWRADLQSKKILREVGSVTALMESAVQVKKESTLKSILSALWNLSAHCTENKADICAVDGALAFLVETLQYKSPSRTMTVVENAGGILRNVSSHIATREDYRQTLRDHNCLHVLLGHLASPSLTTVSNACGTLWNLSARNTKDQEGLWEMGAVSMLRNLVNSKHKMIAMGSSAALRNLMAARPDFMKRDMQQKDGMPSLHVRKQRALEADIEKNLQENNPDTNKLHQRDSTGKRDVDIKELSRISSLPRRLSLRAKQRIFPPGSGPTHEMARPQDNSRHRSRSPRGHSPANRMPPQILDNRLLHQRSRSPSLDKDQEEDNRTRTERGKETDNNKKEVHSLERTREGHKGSASRITKVMQEVAMHAGISSASNIEAEKREGQEAQVKDNKTSTKNSASSPQKKSLCTRSNSLTFGNTDFSNLTSRSNSYSFGIDNQVNHMYVKRSSNESINSITSDPMGAHTRLPYHRPAIDHSFSVDSTLNALSSHPEKQYIYHNRMRKMREDIEGDMDTTIDFSRKYSDESIPGRQSPSTAEGYRREHVQKQAFRSTVTPSRENYLNVSGHYDRMLRSESPNKYRHTFGQNKMPIAGQEDFSMQFSDENIQGKPSTEFTVQCQDCNMPHRQRESMASGHIYPESNVYHQQYRPPVNEHYHKADFETDRTTNYSSQYSESSNSYDDPHDFASDDQPTDYTQKYATDLPNSFESEHMPPDDSAMQPAEPAESSEPSGQTEVRKKAHEDKPTNYCVEDTPVCFSRCSSLSSLHSNEADENGTQAEQPVSADHDQKVTSEIEGDATDKSSGTIEEENRSISIGEASGSGTYTPELTDQHDGEERKEAQNGEVFIEETPLVFSRSSSLSSLSSFELHSLHDDRSSVYSSHRASEVVSPSDLPDSPSEPMHQSPKRSVPDESAKVKGQDMATEPPKPASDGILQFCTEGTPMGFSGATSLSSLSFEGEEKILMDPELKVNQNDSTTATVGTELNSSRQDIADVDLSGETTEAEQSILEDCISSAMPPKKQTSPKNKVRSKLHKSPSTAHTTKHVSFSQQVFSHDAPQTFCTEDTPLNFSTATSLSDLSIDDIEIKQGDDGKMTIENPTELKQAVADDPKSESSSILNENDSTILAECINSAMPKPKPNKPKGFHLGKRKSQKPAEKSAVKRISPGSQAAPRLSQPPGSMMTKPTTSMPSVPSAAAAQPVLKTWTSSTPPDTMTSYCTEGTPLNFSTATSLSDLTIDSAQDEDIVNGNAGGVPKREILETKEKHTMKSTTTAPTVACAERSPFDSPHAFDVEGTPVCFSRNDSLSSLECDDDVDFAKEKLELKQEMKVVKKEEPLSVEATKKVIPRPVMRNPKKTPASVKRVNQNKKITQQVESESPSPQQQTVTTYNPRRVSDEIPHNFAVEGTPVCFSRNSSLSSLSDFEGTGDLNEPTPGTAEVTKENAERVKGKESPRYFAVEDTPVCFSRNSSLSSLSMESLNCEPTPSEQALLNDVINAAMPKSKPNPRSSAKGSRLPARQGGPRIMGGKQRTPPVISPVKESPVEVFDNDIIVSPTEGQSWRRVENESREDSNRGPNDDDEEKANIEEEVPVKRRPRIMKPGELSARQVKPEEVDDEPKGVKGGKKVYRSPYSQNRASSAPRMTTTTTPPPKTVTPLGRGTSPAKRGASSSSVGRGTSPAGRGIAVSPAGRGTSPAGRGMSASPAGRGTSPAGRGSTTTTTGRVTTPSGRGTSPAGRGTSPAGRGSTAGRGISPQTKTGVAGRGTGRGRARSAPATRTSTPTPGSRSSSPPGFRSAGTTPKSGTPPRTASPTPKGNISAARTTSAGARTTTATTASTSAASRTSVGKSAIPRTASPASKQVSQSPAGRPPPSSSATRSQDSPRTSSATRTATSAKTTAAANSRTTRTGIPSRTTSPATRTTTATTTRTASPAAKGTVGTRSASPATSNNRSANSSAAGSRSASPANRTNKTTGTKTTGNTSRQSSLSRASSKDSVSSSIASRSPRNSISSPSPKSMSPATQRRQNVRPNTPGGRGTPARSTTPARQNTASQNKAGGSRIAKPVSRQASKGNAPNAASNRAEEQVVPKPKLVKQSTFTKESPSKVALNAAAKNAGATAVSDISLHLEDLTLDSKANTQRVSPWRRPSPTDSQSSELSISPSKPNPWKKPREVESPETEVLSPVHSDSDKKDNSSDSGSNQSSPRKGNQWKRHVSKNEYDIPVINYGGHISSPSSETNGDNVWVKMEDCPINSPTGSRPSSIRTSRTGSSASSPSGSIHRIISPISPVANRSIGSSIQSLSSSEAASDRLCSRESINTQGGQHSQRRLPGLKERQNRSNRTHTGSPHSFKDTTSENEKCQSDISSPSPTRRHSPRGSPKKNKKKSKNDLGSGSCGVGQNNDFDVLVDDLAEGILGIEMEPEPDLVSNSDLDEDEEEEEEEEEEDFNLEDGGYDDDEFIMAEPEPINDDAVLQEHPPQETRQQRRLENRLNSFILINDNEELEGEIEAEEEIEELTSPSDMPSTGWRRSSSKEEDAESSPRLQKMPATRKPPLSNEKPAIQTVKPVMVSPFNYSGPLPSKSSSQSPGSQPSSQPPSRPLSPEGTPTRRTMIPRPVGFRGPRQTTNRKGEEIQDENTQNSNSRSYLVTSV; encoded by the exons GGAAGGAAAGAGGAAGATGATGACAATAGGAGAGATTCTGGTAACTGTGAGTTGTTTGAAGGCAATGCTAACGGAGGAGAAAGTCATGCTGCAACACCACCACAGCACGTAGATACTGCAGTTAATACATCTGATCTACATAGTAGACAG GGCCCCATCGTCAGAGGACGTGACAGTGGCTTTCTGAGTGACACGGACCATACCAAAGAtggccaccaccaccaccatcacaaaaGCTTTGTCACTACCACTGTCAATGGCACCCGTATggtcaccatagcaacacaaACACCTGATGTCTATGCAAACAGTGGCAATCCTTATGCCCATTTATCTGCTGATAATGGCTCTATGCCGGCTGTTAACGTTAATGTTCCACAGTCAATCTATCACGGTGCCTGGCCAATGGACCGCAGTAGTACGCCTGTCAGAATGAGCCGTGAAGCAGTGGCAGAACACCAGGAAACCGCCAGCatggtcagtttctccagctcaTCCTGCTCGGGAGCAAGGAAACTCAGTAGCACCCAGTTGGGGACTAAG GTTGAGATGGTATATTCATTGCTGTCAATGCTTGGAACACATGATAAAGATGATATGTCCAGAACTCTACTCGCTATGTCTAGTTCTCAAGACAGTTGTATAGCTATGAGACAGTCAG GCTGTCTACCTCTCTTAATTCAACTACTTCATGGTCCTGATAAAGACTCCTTACTTGGGGACACTAGGGGCAGCAAAGAAGCCAGAGCCAGGGCAGCAGCTGCCTTACATAACATTGTACACTCACATCCAGAAGAGAAAAGGCGGCGACAGGAAGCCAGGGTACTGAGACTACTGGAACAAATAAGAGCTTACTGTGATTCATTGAAGGATGGTGACAATGAAGAAGAAAATAAATCAGATGATACAG GTTCAAGACCATCTCCTATAGATCATCACCCTGGTCCATCAGTAGCTGCACTTATGAAACTATCCTTTGATGAAGAACATCGAAGTGCCATGTGCCAGCTTG GTGGTCTTCAAGCCATTGCAGACCTGTTACAGTTAGATTATGACATCAATagaaacaacacagaccaaTACAGTAACACACTACGACGTTATGCTGGAATGGCTCTTACAAATCTAACCTTTGGAGACGGTGCCAACAAAGCATTATTGTGCTCCTTGAAAGGGTGTATGCAAGCTCTGGTTGCCCAGTTGAAGTCTGACAGTGAAGACCTAAGACAAGTTGTTGCTAGTGTCCTCAGAAACTTGTCGTGGAGAGCTGACTTGCAAAGTAAGAAGATCTTACGAGAAGTTGGCTCTGTGACTGCCCTAATGGAGTCTGCCGTGCAAGTGAAGAAAGAGTCAACTTTGAAATCAATTTTAAGTGCATTATGGAATCTTTCTGCCCACTGCACAGAGAACAAAGCTGATATTTGTGCTGTGGATGGTGCTCTTGCTTTCCTTGTGGAGACTTTGCAATACAAAAGTCCTTCAAGGACTATGACAGTTGTAGAAAATGCAGGTGGAATACTTCGCAACGTTTCTAGTCATATTGCCACCCGGGAGGACTATCGTCAAACTTTGCGCGACCACAACTGCCTTCATGTTTTGCTTGGTCATCTAGCCTCGCCAAGTTTAACCACTGTCAGTAATGCATGTGGAACATTATGGAACTTGTCTGCCAGAAATACCAAAGACCAAGAAGGACTGTGGGAAATGGGTGCTGTTAGTATGCTCCGAAATCTGGTGAATTCCAAACACAAAATGATTGCTATGGGCAGTTCAGCCGCTCTTCGCAATCTTATGGCTGCAAGGCCTGACTTTATGAAGCGTGACATGCAACAAAAAGATGGCATGCCTTCCTTGCATGTCCGGAAACAGCGAGCATTAGAAGCTGATATTGAGAAAAATCTTCAGGAAAATAATCCAGACACAAATAAACTACACCAAAGGGATAGTACTGGGAAAAGAGACGTTGATATCAAAGAGCTTTCCAGAATTTCAAGTCTGCCAAGACGACTGTCTCTTCGTGCAAAACAGAGAATATTTCCACCTGGGTCAGGGCCAACTCATGAAATGGCTAGACCACAAGACAATAGCAGACATAGATCAAGATCACCAAGAGGacattcccctgcaaacagaaTGCCGCCACAAATCCTAGATAATAGGTTACTGCATCAGAGATCACGATCACCAAGTCTGGACAAAGACCAGGAAGAAGACAACAGAACCAGAACAGAAAGAGGGAAAGAAACagataataataaaaaagaaGTACATTCATTGGAAAGGACTAGGGAAGGCCATAAAGGAAGTGCCAGCAGAATCACCAAG GTGATGCAGGAAGTTGCAATGCATGCTGGGATCAGTTCTGCCTCCAACATCGAAGCAGAGAAGCGAGAAGGGCAGGAAGCACAAGTGAAAGACAACAAGACATCAACCAAAAATTCAGCATCATCACCACAAAAGAAATCCTTGTGCACAAGGTCAAATTCTTTGACTTTTGGGAATACAGACTTTTCCAATTTAACCAGTCGCTCGAATTCATACAGCTTTGGGATTGACAATCAAGTTAACCATATGTATGTCAAACGATCGTCAAACGAAAGCATCAACAGTATCACCAGTGATCCAATGGGAGCACACACACGACTGCCATATCACCGACCAGCAATTGATCATTCATTTTCCGTAGACAGTACTTTGAATGCATTGAGCAGTCATCCAGAGAAACAGTACATATATCACAATAGAATGCGAAAAATGCGGGAAGACATTGAGGGGGATATGGACACCACAATTGACTTCAGCCGCAAGTACTCTGATGAAAGTATACCTGGCAGACAGAGTCCCTCAACAGCAGAAGGATACAGACGTGAACATGTCCAAAAGCAAGCTTTCAGGAGTACCGTTACTCCTAGTCGTGAAAACTACCTCAACGTGTCTGGTCACTACGACAGAATGCTGAGGAGTGAAAGTCCTAATAAGTACAGACATACATTTGGTCAGAACAAAATGCCAATAGCAGGACAAGAAGATTTCAGTATGCAGTTTTCAGATGAAAATATTCAAGGGAAGCCATCAACTGAATTCACTGTTCAGTGCCAAGACTGCAATATGCCCCATAGACAGAGAGAAAGCATGGCCAGTGGACATATTTACCCAGAGAGTAATGTGTATCACCAACAGTACAGACCTCCAGTTAATGAACATTACCACAAAGCAGACTTTGAAACAGACAGGACCACAAACTACAGTTCTCAATACTCCGAAAGCAGCAATTCTTATGATGATCCTCATGATTTCGCATCTGATGATCAACCAACAGACTACACCCAGAAATATGCTACAGATCTTCCAAATTCCTTTGAGAGTGAGCACATGCCGCCTGATGACAGCGCTATGCAGCCAGCAGAACCTGCCGAAAGTTCTGAACCTAGTGGTCAGACCGAGGTCAGAAAGAAAGCCCATGAAGACAAACCAACCAATTATTGTGTGGAAGACACACCTGTATGCTTCTCCAGGTGTTCATCACTCAGTTCTTTGCATAGTAATGAGGCCGATGAGAATGGAACTCAAGCTGAGCAGCCAGTGTCAGCCGATCATGATCAGAAGGTGACAAGTGAAATAGAAGGAGATGCAACAGATAAATCATCTGGTACTATTGAAGAAGAGAATCGATCCATCAGTATAGGTGAAGCTTCAGGTTCTGGTACATATACTCCAGAATTAACTGATCAACATGATGGTGAAGAACGAAAAGAAGCCCAAAATGGGGAAGTTTTCATAGAAGAAACACCTCTAGTATTCAGTAGATCAAGTTCACTGAGTTCTCTCAGCAGTTTTGAATTACATTCCCTACATGACGACCGCAGTTCTGTGTATAGTAGTCACCGTGCAAGTGAAGTTGTTAGTCCGAGTGACTTACCAGACTCACCAAGTGAACCCATGCACCAGAGTCCAAAGAGAAGTGTTCCAGATGAGTCAGCAAAAGTTAAAGGCCAGGATATGGCAACTGAACCTCCAAAACCAGCATCAGATGGTATTTTACAATTTTGCACTGAAGGTACTCCTATGGGATTTTCAGGAGCAACAAGCCTAAGTTCACTAAGTTTTGAAGGCGAGGAGAAGATTCTCATGGACCCAGAACTTAAAGTTAATCAAAATGACAGTACTACTGCCACTGTTGGAACAGAATTGAATTCTTCTAGACAAGATATTGCTGATGTAGACCTGTCAGGGGAAACAACAGAAGCAGAGCAGAGTATTCTAGAAGATTGCATCTCTTCTGCCATGCCACCAAAAAAGCAGACCAGTCCGAAAAACAAAGTCAGATCAAAGTTACACAAATCACCATCAACAGCACACACCACTAAACATGTGAGTTTCAGCCAACAAGTATTCAGTCATGATGCACCACAGACTTTCTGTACTGAAGACACACCTTTGAACTTTTCAACAGCTACGTCACTCAGTGACTTGAGTATTGATGATATCGAGATCAAGCAGGGAGATGATGGCAAGATGACAATTGAAAACCCAACTGAGCTAAAACAAGCTGTTGCAGATGATCCAAAGTCAGAAAGCAGTTCAATTTTGAATGAGAACGATAGTACCATTCTGGCAGAATGCATCAACTCAGCAATgccaaaaccaaaaccaaacaaaccaAAGGGATTTCACCTAGGCAAGAGAAAGTCTCAGAAACCAGCTGAAAAGTCTGCAGTGAAGAGAATAAGTCCAGGAAGTCAGGCAGCACCAAGACTAAGTCAGCCTCCTGGAAGTATGATGACAAAGCCAACAACTAGTATGCCATCAGTGCCTTCTGCAGCTGCTGCCCAACCAGTATTAAAGACATGGACCTCGAGCACTCCACCAGACACCATGACTTCATACTGTACTGAGGGTACGCCATTGAACTTCTCAACAGCTACATCACTTAGTGATTTGACCATAGATTCTGCTCAAGATGAAGACATAGTTAATGGCAATGCAGGTGGAGTACCTAAAAGGGAGATTCTGGAAACAAAAGAGAAACACACAATGAAAAGCACTACCACTGCTCCAACTGTCGCATGCGCTGAGCGATCACCATTTGACTCGCCTCATGCCTTTGATGTGGAAGGAACTCCCGTCTGCTTCTCAAGAAATGACTCTCTAAGTTCTCTAGaatgtgatgatgatgttgatttTGCTAAAGAGAAACTAGAACTGAAACAAGAGATGAAGGTTGTCAAGAAGGAAGAACCCCTTTCTGTAGAGGCCACAAAGAAAGTAATACCCAGACCAGTAATGCGGAATCCAAAGAAAACCCCTGCCAGCGTTAAGAGAGTAAATCAAAACAAGAAAATTACACAGCAAGTAGAAAGTGAGAGTCCATCTCCACAACAGCAGACAGTTACCACATACAATCCCAGACGTGTGTCTGATGAAATACCACATAACTTTGCTGTTGAGGGTACTCCAGTATGTTTTTCCAGAAACTCAAGTTTGAGCTCTTTAAGTGATTTTGAAGGTACAGGTGACTTGAATGAACCAACACCAGGTACTGCTGAAGTAACAAAGGAGAACGCTGAGCGTGTGAAAGGGAAAGAATCACCCAGATACTTTGCTGTGGAAGACACCCCAGTATGCTTCTCTAGGAACAGTTCCCTGAGTTCTTTGAGTATGGAATCACTAAACTGTGAACCAACACCAAGTGAACAGGCTCTGCTAAATGATGTTATCAATGCTGCCATGCCAAAGAGCAAGCCAAATCCTAGATCATCTGCAAAAGGAAGCAGATTACCTGCAAGACAAGGCGGTCCTAGAATTATGGGTGGTAAACAGAGAACCCCACCTGTCATCTCCCCAGTGAAAGAATCTCCTGTAGAAGTGTTTGACAATGATATAATTGTATCACCAACAGAGGGACAGTCTTGGAGAAGAGTCGAGAATGAAAGCAGAGAAGATTCAAACAGAGGaccaaatgatgatgatgaagaaaaaGCAAACATAGAAGAGGAAGTACCAGTAAAAAGAAGACCAAGAATCATGAAACCAGGAGAGTTAAGTGCAAGACAGGTGAAACCAGAAGAAGTTGACGATGAACCTAAAGGAGTGAAAGGTGGAAAGAAAGTGTACAGAAGCCCATATAGTCAAAATAGAGCTAGCTCTGCACCAAGAATGACTACCACGACTACTCCTCCTCCAAAAACTGTGACACCATTAGGGCGCGGGACATCACCTGCCAAAAGAGGAGCATCGTCATCATCTGTTGGTAGAGGGACATCACCTGCTGGTAGAGGAATAGCAGTTTCACCCGCTGGTAGAGGAACATCACCTGCAGGTAGAGGAATGTCAGCATCACCTGCTGGTAGAGGTACATCACCTGCTGGTCGAgggtcaacaacaacaactactggTCGAGTTACAACACCATCTGGGCGAGGTACTTCACCAGCTGGCAGAGGTACATCACCTGCTGGCCGAGGGTCAACAGCAGGTAGAGGAATTTCACCCCAAACAAAAACTGGTGTAGCAGGAAGAGGTACTGGAAGAGGCAGGGCCAGAAGTGCACCTGCTACACGAACGTCAACACCAACACCAGGTTCCAGATCTAGCAGTCCACCAGGATTCAGAAGTGCAGGTACAACACCAAAATCTGGAACCCCGCCTAGGACAGCATCACCAACACCTAAAGGTAACATATCTGCAGCTAGAACTACATCTGCAGGTGCTAGGACAACTACTGCAACAACTGCATCTACTAGTGCTGCTTCCAGAACTTCAGTTGGAAAAAGTGCTATTCCAAGAACAGCATCCCCAGCAAGCAAGCAGGTCTCACAGTCACCAGCTGGACGGCCTCCGCCTTCATCATCTGCCACACGATCACAAGACTCTCCAAGGACATCTTCAGCAACAAGGACAGCAACATCGGCAAAGACTACAGCTGCGGCAAATTCAAGAACTACAAGAACAGGTATACCTAGTCGTACAACCTCCCCTGCAACAAGAACTACAACAGCAACTACTACCAGAACTGCATCACCAGCTGCCAAAGGAACAGTTGGTACCAGATCAGCCAGTCCAGCAACATCTAATAACCGATCGGCAAATTCAAGTGCTGCAGGAAGCAGATCTGCATCACCAGCAAATAGGACTAACAAAACAACTGGTACCAAAACAACAGGGAATACATCAAGACAAAGTTCATTATCTAGGGCTTCATCCAAGGATAGTGTCTCCAGTAGCATTGCTAGCAGGTCACCAAGGAATTCCATTTCATCACCTAGTCCAAAAAGCATGTCTCCAGCTACACAAAGGAGACAAAACGTGAGACCAAACACTCCAGGTGGAAGGGGCACACCAGCAAGAAGTACAACACCAGCAAGACAGAACACTGCATCACAAAACAAGGCAGGAGGAAGCAGAATTGCAAAACCAGTATCTAGACAAGCAAGTAAAGGAAATGCCCCAAACGCCGCATCAAACAGAGCTGAGGAACAGGTCGTACCAAAACCCAAACTTGTCAAACAGTCAACTTTCACCAAAGAAAGCCCCTCAAAAGTAGCTCTGAATGCTGCTGCCAAAAATGCAGGTGCTACAGCTGTCAGTGACATTTCACTACATTTAGAGGACCTTACACTTGACAGTAAAGCAAATACTCAGAGGGTCAGTCCATGGAGAAGGCCAAGTCCTACTGACTCACAGTCATCAGAACTTTCCATCAGTCCATCTAAACCAAACCCATGGAAAAAACCCAGAGAGGTAGAGAGTCCTGAAACAGAGGTATTATCACCTGTCCACAGTGACTCAGATAAGAAAGATAACAGTTCAGACAGTGGAAGTAACCAGTCTAGTCCAAGAAAAGGAAATCAGTGGAAACGCCATGTGTCAAAAAACGAGTATGATATCCCCGTCATCAATTATGGCGGGCATATATCATCACCGTCATCAGAAACAAATGGAGATAATGTCTGGGTAAAAATGGAAGACTGTCCTATAAACTCACCAACAGGGTCTAGGCCATCATCCATTAGAACATCTCGTACCGGTAGCAGTGCTAGTTCTCCAAGTGGCAGTATCCACAGAATTATTTCTCCGATATCACCAGTTGCTAATAGATCTATAGGGAGTAGTATTCAGAGTTTATCGTCATCTGAAGCTGCTTCTGATCGTTTGTGCTCACGAGAAAGTATCAACACACAGGGTGGACAGCATAGTCAGAGACGACTTCCAGGACTGAAAGAAAGACAGAATCGTTCAAACAGAACCCATACAGGTTCACCACATTCTTTCAAGGACACAACCAGTGAGAATGAAAAGTGTCAGTCTGATATATCATCCCCTTCGCCGACACGTAGGCATTCACCTAGGGGATCACCCAAGAAAAACAAGAAGAAATCAAAAAACGATTTAGGTTCAGGTTCCTGTGGGGTGGgccaaaataatgattttgatGTGCTCGTAGATGATCTGGCTGAAGGAATCCTTGGAATAGAGATGGAGCCAGAACCAGATCTCGTATCCAATAGTGATTTGGATGAGGATgaggaagaggaggaggaagaagagGAAGAGGATTTTAATTTGGAAGACGGaggttatgatgatgatgaatttaTTATGGCAGAACCTGAACCTATAAATGATGATGCAGTTCTACAAGAACATCCACCCCAGGAAACGCGTCAACAACGTAGACTAGAAAACAGACTTAATTCCTTTATTCTTATTAATGACAATGAAGAATTAGAAGGTGAAATTGAAGCTGAGGAAGAGATAGAAGAGTTGACCTCACCCTCAGACATGCCTTCAACTGGCTGGAGACGAAGTAGCAGTAAAGAGGAGGATGCTGAATCATCTCCACGGTTACAGAAGATGCCAGCAACCAGAAAACCTCCTCTGAGTAATGAGAAACCTGCCATTCAGACTGTGAAACCAGTGATGGTGTCACCGTTTAACTACAGTGGTCCACTGCCATCAAAGTCCAGTAGTCAGTCACCTGGTAGCCAACCATCAAGCCAACCACCAAGTCGACCTCTGAGTCCAGAGGGTACACCGACCAGACGAACCATGATTCCGAGACCAGTGGGGTTTCGGGGACCCAGACAAACAACAAACCGAAAAGGAGAGGAGATCCAagatgaaaacacacaaaacagcAACTCAAGAAGTTACCTTGTGACGTCAGTATGA